Proteins encoded within one genomic window of uncultured Sphingopyxis sp.:
- the hutG gene encoding N-formylglutamate deformylase: MDWLRVHRGDAPLVVAFPHGGTGLAGLDEQFVSPWHAQIDTDWWIAELYAFAADLGATLVATDISRSVIDMNRDPSGASLYPGQATTELCPTTTFDGEPLYRFDQPDEAAITQRLNLYHRPYHEALMAELDRLKDANGRVVLYDAHSIRSHVPRLFDGELPQFNIGTNGGATSAPELETVVANICAASGHSHVVNGRFKGGWTTRHYGRPEEGIHAIQMELAQRGYMTEPDTITHANWPSPLDPNPAIRPVLEQVIAATLDFAKGRQ; encoded by the coding sequence ATGGACTGGCTGCGCGTCCATCGCGGCGACGCCCCGCTCGTCGTCGCCTTCCCACACGGCGGCACCGGCCTCGCGGGGCTGGACGAGCAGTTCGTCTCGCCATGGCATGCGCAGATCGACACCGACTGGTGGATCGCCGAACTCTACGCCTTCGCCGCCGATCTCGGCGCGACTTTGGTCGCGACCGACATTTCGCGCAGCGTGATCGACATGAACCGCGATCCCTCGGGCGCGTCGCTCTATCCCGGGCAGGCGACGACCGAGCTATGCCCGACGACGACCTTCGACGGCGAACCGCTCTATCGCTTCGACCAGCCCGACGAAGCGGCGATCACCCAGCGCCTCAACCTCTACCATCGCCCCTATCATGAGGCGCTGATGGCCGAACTCGACCGGCTGAAGGATGCGAATGGCCGCGTCGTCCTCTACGACGCCCACTCGATCCGCAGCCATGTCCCGCGCCTGTTCGACGGTGAGCTGCCGCAATTCAACATCGGCACCAACGGCGGCGCGACCTCAGCCCCCGAACTCGAAACCGTCGTCGCGAACATCTGCGCCGCGAGCGGCCATAGTCATGTGGTCAACGGCCGCTTCAAGGGCGGCTGGACGACGCGCCATTACGGCCGTCCCGAGGAGGGCATCCACGCGATCCAGATGGAGCTCGCGCAGCGCGGCTATATGACCGAGCCCGATACGATCACGCACGCGAATTGGCCCTCTCCCCTCGACCCGAACCCCGCGATCCGGCCCGTGTTGGAGCAAGTGATCGCCGCGACCCTCGACTTTGCGAAAGGACGACAATGA
- the hutH gene encoding histidine ammonia-lyase — MIIEPGHITLADWREIYEGASVELSAGAWEAIDASADAVARIVAKGAPVYGINTGFGKLASVRIADDELSTLQRNIVLSHAAGTGAPSPAKIVRLMMALKLASFGMGASGVRRETVAMIEAMLAKGLTPVVPSQGSVGASGDLAPLSHMAAAMIGVGAIDVDGKTLPATDALKQAGLAPLDLGPKEGLALLNGTQFSTANALAGLFRAETVFRSALITGALSTEAAKGSDAPFDARIHALRGHAGQREVGDALRTLMAGSAIRASHAVDDPRVQDPYCLRCQPQVMGAALDLLRQAGTTLGIEANGVSDNPLIFADTDEALSGGNFHAEPVAFAADMISMALCEIGSISERRIAMLVDPALSGLPAFLTPRPGLNSGFMIPQVTAAALVSENKQRAYPASVDSIPTSANQEDHVSMAAHGARRLLDMADNASAVIGIELLAACQGIDFHAPLESSDALEAAHKHLRAAVPMLEDDRHFHPDMEAATALIRSGSLVAAVPASLPGLG; from the coding sequence ATGATTATCGAGCCCGGGCATATAACGCTCGCCGACTGGCGCGAGATCTACGAAGGCGCGAGCGTCGAACTGAGCGCGGGCGCGTGGGAAGCGATCGACGCCAGCGCCGACGCGGTCGCGCGCATCGTCGCGAAGGGGGCGCCGGTCTATGGCATCAACACCGGCTTCGGAAAGCTCGCGAGCGTGCGCATCGCCGACGACGAGTTGTCGACGCTCCAGCGCAATATCGTACTCAGCCACGCCGCGGGGACCGGCGCGCCATCGCCGGCGAAGATCGTCCGCCTGATGATGGCGCTCAAGCTCGCGAGCTTCGGCATGGGCGCTTCGGGCGTGCGGCGCGAAACGGTCGCGATGATCGAAGCGATGCTGGCGAAAGGGCTCACCCCGGTCGTTCCGTCGCAAGGATCGGTCGGCGCGAGCGGCGACCTTGCGCCGCTGTCGCACATGGCCGCGGCGATGATCGGCGTCGGCGCGATCGACGTGGACGGCAAGACGCTCCCCGCCACCGACGCGCTGAAGCAGGCGGGCCTTGCCCCGCTCGACCTCGGCCCCAAGGAAGGGCTCGCGCTGCTCAACGGCACGCAATTCTCGACCGCCAACGCGCTCGCGGGGCTGTTCCGCGCCGAAACCGTCTTCCGCTCGGCCTTGATCACCGGCGCGCTCTCGACCGAGGCAGCGAAAGGCTCCGACGCGCCGTTCGACGCGCGCATCCATGCGCTGCGCGGCCATGCCGGCCAGCGCGAGGTCGGCGACGCGCTGCGCACCCTGATGGCGGGATCAGCGATCCGCGCCTCCCACGCGGTCGACGATCCGCGCGTGCAGGACCCCTATTGTCTCCGATGCCAGCCGCAGGTGATGGGCGCCGCGCTCGATCTGCTGCGCCAAGCCGGCACGACGCTCGGCATCGAGGCGAATGGCGTGTCGGACAATCCGCTGATCTTCGCCGACACCGATGAAGCGCTTTCGGGCGGAAACTTCCACGCCGAGCCCGTCGCCTTCGCCGCCGACATGATCTCGATGGCGCTCTGCGAGATCGGCTCGATTTCGGAACGCCGCATCGCGATGCTCGTCGATCCCGCGCTGTCCGGGCTGCCCGCCTTCCTCACCCCGCGTCCGGGGCTCAACTCGGGCTTCATGATCCCGCAGGTCACCGCCGCCGCGCTGGTCAGCGAGAACAAGCAGCGCGCCTATCCGGCCAGCGTCGATTCGATCCCAACCTCGGCCAATCAGGAGGACCATGTTTCGATGGCCGCGCACGGCGCGCGGCGGCTGCTCGACATGGCCGACAACGCCAGCGCGGTGATCGGGATCGAACTGCTCGCGGCGTGCCAGGGGATCGACTTCCACGCGCCGCTCGAATCGAGCGACGCGCTGGAGGCGGCACACAAACACCTGCGCGCGGCGGTGCCGATGCTCGAAGACGACCGGCACTTCCACCCCGATATGGAGGCCGCGACCGCGCTGATCCGCTCGGGCAGCCTTGTCGCCGCGGTCCCCGCCAGCCTTCCGGGCCTCGGCTGA
- the hutI gene encoding imidazolonepropionase, with product MAHKNDAVQMEQRWTNARLATMAGDDLGLIDDGVVAAKDGRIVYAGPAEGAPATGARAHDCAGRLITPGLIDCHTHLIHGGNRANEWAMRLEGASYEEIARAGGGIVSTMRATRAASEAELVQSALPRLDALIAEGVTTIEIKSGYGLSTDDEVKMLRAARALADHRAIRVEPTFLGAHALPPEYKGKSDAYIDLVVDEMIPAAAPLASAVDAFCEGIGFSPTQCARVFAAAEAHGLKVKLHAEQLSALHGSALAARHGALSADHLEHATDDDVRAMAEAGTVAVLLPGAYYFMRETKLPPVDAMRRHGTRIALATDNNPGTSPTTSLLLMLNMGATLFGLTVVEALRGVTVNAAAALGLGDEIGTLEPGKVCDLAIWDVTDPAELVYRISFNPLHQRIKDGQ from the coding sequence ATGGCGCATAAGAACGATGCTGTCCAGATGGAGCAACGCTGGACGAACGCCCGACTCGCGACGATGGCCGGAGACGATCTCGGCCTGATCGACGATGGCGTGGTGGCGGCGAAGGACGGCCGGATCGTCTATGCAGGGCCCGCCGAGGGCGCGCCGGCGACCGGCGCGAGGGCCCATGATTGCGCAGGCCGGCTGATCACGCCCGGGCTGATCGACTGTCACACCCACCTGATCCACGGCGGCAATCGCGCGAACGAATGGGCGATGCGGCTCGAAGGCGCGAGCTATGAAGAAATCGCGCGGGCCGGCGGCGGCATCGTCTCGACGATGCGCGCGACGCGCGCCGCCAGCGAAGCCGAGTTGGTCCAAAGCGCCCTGCCCCGCCTCGACGCGCTGATCGCCGAGGGCGTGACGACGATAGAGATCAAGTCGGGTTATGGCCTGTCGACCGACGATGAAGTGAAGATGCTGCGCGCCGCACGCGCGCTCGCCGATCATCGCGCAATTCGCGTCGAGCCGACCTTTCTCGGCGCGCACGCGCTGCCCCCGGAATATAAAGGCAAGAGCGACGCCTATATCGATCTGGTCGTGGACGAGATGATCCCCGCCGCGGCACCGCTCGCGAGCGCGGTCGATGCGTTCTGCGAAGGCATCGGCTTCTCGCCAACGCAATGCGCGCGGGTCTTCGCGGCGGCCGAAGCGCACGGGCTCAAGGTCAAGCTCCATGCCGAGCAATTGTCAGCCCTCCACGGCAGCGCCCTCGCCGCGCGGCATGGCGCGCTGTCGGCCGACCATCTCGAACACGCGACCGACGACGACGTCCGCGCGATGGCCGAGGCCGGCACCGTCGCGGTGCTCCTCCCCGGCGCCTATTATTTCATGCGCGAGACGAAACTGCCGCCGGTGGACGCGATGCGGCGCCACGGAACGCGCATCGCGCTCGCGACCGACAACAATCCCGGCACCTCGCCGACGACCTCATTGCTGCTGATGCTCAACATGGGCGCGACTTTGTTCGGCCTGACGGTGGTCGAGGCGCTGCGCGGCGTGACGGTGAACGCCGCCGCCGCACTCGGGCTGGGCGACGAGATCGGCACGCTCGAGCCCGGCAAGGTCTGCGACCTCGCAATCTGGGACGTCACCGACCCCGCCGAGCTCGTCTATCGCATCAGCTTCAACCCGCTTCACCAACGCATCAAGGACGGACAATGA
- a CDS encoding formimidoylglutamate deiminase → MPAYWFERAWMDGRWQRGVRLRFAEGRIASIEPGVAADADDERHRAALPGLCNVHSHGFQRGMAGLSERRSRPDDNFWSWREIMYRFLDRLTPEDVAAITAQAYAEMLETGFTRVGEFHYLHHDPAGGRYADPAEMAGAIVEASDTAGIGLTLLPVFYAHGNFGAAPPSAGQRRFLSDIDGFSALVDAARGKLSGDANLGVAPHSLRAVTPDELAALLEMSPAGPVHIHAAEQVKEVADCVAWSGARPVEWLIDNAGVDERWCLIHSTHLAGQEVPRLAASGAVAGLCPVTEANLGDGIFPAVDYLAAKGRFGVGTDSNILVDAAQELRALEYSQRLAQRARALLAGEEAPFVGANLFARAVDGGAQALGVPAGLAVGHAADIVSLDLDHPSFAGCDEATLLDRWIFAARAGAIDSVWRGGVKRVEKGRHVDAGAIAAAYRACIARLLA, encoded by the coding sequence ATGCCAGCCTATTGGTTTGAACGCGCTTGGATGGACGGCCGCTGGCAGCGCGGGGTGCGGCTGCGCTTCGCAGAGGGCCGCATCGCCTCGATCGAGCCGGGCGTTGCGGCGGACGCGGACGACGAGCGCCACCGCGCCGCGCTGCCCGGCCTCTGCAACGTCCACAGTCACGGATTCCAGCGGGGCATGGCGGGATTGTCCGAACGCCGCAGCCGCCCCGACGACAATTTCTGGAGCTGGCGCGAGATCATGTACCGCTTCCTCGACCGGCTGACGCCCGAGGATGTTGCGGCGATCACCGCGCAGGCCTATGCCGAGATGCTCGAGACCGGCTTCACGCGCGTCGGCGAGTTCCACTATCTCCACCACGATCCGGCGGGCGGTCGCTACGCCGATCCGGCCGAGATGGCGGGTGCGATCGTCGAGGCGAGCGACACGGCCGGGATCGGGCTGACGCTGCTGCCCGTCTTCTACGCGCACGGCAATTTCGGGGCGGCGCCGCCGAGCGCCGGCCAGCGGCGCTTCCTGAGCGACATCGACGGTTTTTCCGCGCTGGTCGACGCGGCGCGGGGGAAGCTTTCGGGCGACGCGAATCTCGGTGTCGCGCCGCACTCGCTTCGCGCCGTGACGCCCGACGAACTCGCGGCGCTGCTCGAGATGTCGCCGGCCGGCCCGGTGCATATCCATGCCGCCGAACAGGTGAAGGAAGTCGCCGACTGCGTCGCGTGGAGCGGCGCGCGGCCGGTCGAGTGGCTGATCGACAACGCCGGGGTCGACGAACGCTGGTGCCTCATTCATTCGACACACCTCGCCGGACAGGAAGTGCCGCGGCTCGCCGCGAGCGGGGCGGTCGCCGGGCTGTGCCCGGTCACCGAGGCCAATCTTGGCGACGGCATTTTCCCCGCCGTCGATTATCTCGCCGCGAAGGGCCGCTTCGGGGTCGGCACCGACAGCAATATCCTCGTCGATGCGGCGCAGGAATTGCGCGCGCTCGAATATTCGCAGCGTCTGGCGCAGCGCGCGCGCGCCTTGCTCGCGGGTGAGGAAGCGCCGTTCGTCGGCGCCAACCTCTTCGCGCGCGCGGTGGATGGCGGCGCGCAGGCGCTCGGCGTCCCCGCTGGCCTTGCCGTCGGCCATGCCGCCGACATCGTCTCGCTCGACCTCGATCACCCCTCCTTCGCCGGGTGCGACGAAGCGACTTTGCTCGACCGCTGGATCTTCGCGGCGCGCGCGGGCGCGATCGACAGCGTGTGGCGCGGCGGCGTGAAGCGCGTCGAAAAGGGGCGCCATGTCGATGCCGGGGCGATCGCTGCGGCCTACCGCGCCTGCATCGCGCGGCTGCTCGCGTGA
- a CDS encoding UTRA domain-containing protein encodes MNPARRIRDEIAAAIRSGEWRPGDRVPTEQELAARYGCARATVSKALGELAASGLVERRRKAGTFVAHPPVHSAVMTVPDLAELIAARGEAYRWDLMAIATAEAGEDVCPGPALRIEGVHMAAGEAFALERRFIALDEVPEAQGADFTGEAPGTWLLGHIPWTQARHVIRAVTPTRREAGLLGVNASAACLELDRTTWRAGRVVTHVRQLFRGDRFDLVADFNAGP; translated from the coding sequence GTGAACCCGGCACGCCGCATACGCGACGAGATCGCCGCAGCGATCCGCTCGGGCGAGTGGCGCCCGGGGGACCGGGTGCCGACCGAGCAGGAGCTTGCCGCGCGCTACGGCTGCGCGCGCGCGACGGTGAGCAAGGCGCTCGGCGAGCTCGCCGCGTCGGGCCTCGTCGAGCGGCGGCGCAAGGCGGGGACCTTCGTCGCACATCCGCCCGTTCATTCGGCGGTGATGACCGTACCCGATCTCGCCGAACTGATCGCCGCGCGGGGCGAAGCCTATCGCTGGGATTTGATGGCAATCGCGACCGCCGAAGCCGGCGAGGATGTCTGCCCGGGCCCGGCGCTGCGTATCGAGGGCGTGCATATGGCGGCGGGCGAAGCCTTCGCGCTCGAACGCCGCTTTATCGCGCTCGATGAGGTGCCCGAGGCACAGGGAGCGGACTTTACCGGGGAGGCGCCCGGAACCTGGCTGCTCGGGCATATTCCGTGGACGCAGGCGCGGCACGTCATCCGCGCGGTGACGCCCACGCGAAGGGAAGCGGGGCTGCTGGGCGTGAACGCGAGCGCCGCCTGCCTCGAACTCGACCGCACGACCTGGCGCGCCGGACGCGTCGTCACCCACGTCCGGCAACTGTTTCGCGGCGATCGCTTCGACCTGGTCGCGGATTTTAACGCCGGGCCGTGA
- a CDS encoding MFS transporter, with product MDKPRQGFAGLWNISFGFFGIQIGFALQNANMSRIFQSLGEDIEKLPGLWVAAPLTGLLVQPIIGHISDRTWLGRLGRRRPYFLAGAILAAIALFVMPESPAIWFAAMMLWILDASLNISMEPFRAFVGDMLGKDQHSVGYAVQTAFIGTGAVVGSLFPSLMEAMGVANVAPPGQIPDTVRYAFWFGGLALFLAVLWTVVATREYSPEEMAAFEPPVAANAPAVRTLASRGYAASAGWIAAGVAVALVQMRFALLREVLLLGALLAGYGVASALAIMLARRGNDRNMLSSIVGDFAGMPVLMKRLALVQFFSWSALFIMWINTTPIVAQYHYGATDAASAAYQEASNWVGELFAIYNGIAAVAALTLLPWLSRRLGQARTHMIGLACGAAGYASFFLLRDPSHLIVSEIFIGIFWASVLAMPYAILASSLPQAKLGIYMGLFNMFVVLPQLLVATVMGSIMQALFPGEPIYTMAFAAVTLLLAVLAMTRVAGAEAGIAGSAVTARR from the coding sequence ATGGACAAGCCGCGGCAGGGTTTCGCCGGCCTGTGGAATATCAGCTTCGGCTTTTTCGGCATCCAGATCGGCTTCGCGCTGCAGAATGCGAATATGAGCCGCATCTTCCAGTCGCTGGGCGAGGATATCGAGAAGCTGCCGGGCCTGTGGGTCGCGGCGCCGCTGACCGGGCTGCTCGTCCAGCCGATCATCGGCCATATAAGCGATCGAACCTGGCTCGGCCGCCTCGGGCGCCGCCGTCCTTACTTTCTCGCCGGTGCGATCCTCGCCGCCATCGCGCTGTTCGTCATGCCCGAAAGCCCGGCGATCTGGTTCGCGGCGATGATGCTGTGGATCCTCGACGCGTCGCTCAACATCTCGATGGAGCCCTTTCGCGCCTTCGTCGGCGACATGCTGGGCAAGGACCAGCATAGCGTCGGCTATGCCGTGCAGACCGCCTTCATCGGCACCGGCGCGGTCGTGGGATCGCTGTTCCCGAGCCTGATGGAAGCGATGGGGGTCGCCAATGTCGCGCCGCCGGGGCAGATCCCCGACACCGTGCGCTATGCCTTCTGGTTCGGGGGCCTCGCACTGTTCCTCGCGGTGCTGTGGACCGTCGTCGCGACGCGCGAATATAGCCCCGAAGAGATGGCGGCCTTCGAGCCGCCGGTCGCCGCCAACGCGCCCGCCGTCCGTACGCTCGCCTCGCGCGGCTATGCGGCGAGCGCCGGCTGGATCGCCGCGGGGGTCGCCGTCGCCCTTGTCCAGATGCGCTTCGCGTTGCTGCGCGAGGTGCTGCTGCTTGGCGCGCTGCTCGCCGGATATGGCGTCGCGAGCGCGCTGGCGATCATGCTGGCGCGCCGCGGAAACGATCGCAACATGCTGTCGAGCATCGTCGGCGATTTCGCCGGCATGCCGGTACTGATGAAGCGGCTCGCGCTCGTGCAATTCTTCAGTTGGTCGGCGCTGTTCATCATGTGGATCAACACCACGCCGATCGTCGCCCAATATCATTATGGCGCGACCGATGCCGCGAGCGCCGCCTATCAGGAAGCGAGCAACTGGGTCGGCGAACTGTTCGCCATCTATAACGGCATTGCGGCCGTCGCCGCGCTGACGTTGCTGCCGTGGCTTTCGCGGCGGCTGGGGCAGGCGCGCACGCATATGATCGGGCTCGCCTGCGGCGCGGCAGGCTATGCGAGCTTCTTCCTGCTGCGCGACCCGTCGCATCTGATCGTCAGCGAGATTTTCATCGGCATTTTCTGGGCGTCGGTGCTCGCCATGCCCTATGCGATCCTCGCCTCCAGCCTGCCGCAGGCGAAGCTCGGCATCTATATGGGCCTGTTCAACATGTTCGTCGTGCTGCCGCAGCTGCTCGTCGCGACGGTGATGGGCTCGATCATGCAGGCGCTGTTTCCGGGCGAGCCGATCTACACGATGGCGTTCGCCGCGGTCACCTTGCTGCTCGCCGTGCTGGCGATGACGCGCGTCGCCGGTGCCGAGGCCGGGATCGCCGGCTCCGCCGTCACGGCCCGGCGTTAA
- a CDS encoding LacI family DNA-binding transcriptional regulator, translating to MGRQPSAKPTSFDIAYLAGVSQPTVSRALRGSKSVSAATRANIERIARELNYTVDKNASSLRSQRTHTLALLFFEDPTPDESMINPFFLSMLGSITRQCALKGYDLLISFQQMHNDWHVAYQDSHRSDGIILLGYGDYQLYRTKLEHLVEMDTKFVRWGSVSDDSIGLTVGSDNIGAGELAGAHLVEIGRRHIAFLGDASDHAPEFQDRYTGLCRAMRAAGIAPDPGLQQGAVSSEASGYAAARSLLASGRRFDAIFAASDLIAIGAMRALAEANLRCPQDVALIGFDDIPAASQTSPTLTTVMQDMKGAGALLVDALLARIEDQPVEQRMLPARLVRRQSTAV from the coding sequence ATGGGGCGCCAGCCCTCCGCCAAGCCGACGAGTTTCGACATCGCCTATCTGGCGGGCGTCTCGCAGCCCACCGTCTCGCGCGCGCTGCGCGGCAGCAAGTCGGTGAGCGCCGCGACGCGCGCCAACATCGAACGCATCGCGCGCGAACTCAACTATACCGTCGACAAGAATGCCTCCAGCCTGCGTTCGCAGCGCACCCACACGCTCGCTTTGCTCTTCTTCGAGGATCCGACCCCCGACGAATCGATGATCAACCCCTTCTTCCTGTCGATGCTGGGGTCGATCACGCGCCAATGCGCGCTCAAAGGCTATGACCTGCTGATCAGTTTCCAGCAGATGCACAATGACTGGCACGTCGCCTATCAGGACAGCCACCGGTCGGACGGCATCATCCTGTTGGGCTATGGCGACTATCAGCTCTATCGCACCAAGCTCGAACATCTGGTCGAGATGGATACCAAATTCGTGCGCTGGGGATCGGTTTCGGACGACAGCATCGGGCTGACCGTCGGGTCCGACAATATCGGCGCGGGCGAGCTGGCGGGCGCGCATCTGGTCGAGATCGGGCGGCGGCATATCGCCTTCCTCGGCGACGCGTCGGACCATGCCCCCGAATTTCAGGATCGCTATACCGGGCTTTGCCGCGCGATGCGCGCCGCGGGGATCGCCCCCGATCCGGGGCTGCAACAGGGCGCCGTGTCGTCGGAAGCATCGGGCTATGCCGCCGCGCGGTCGCTGCTCGCCAGCGGGCGGCGCTTCGACGCGATCTTCGCCGCGAGCGACCTGATCGCGATCGGCGCGATGCGCGCGCTTGCCGAGGCGAACCTCCGCTGCCCGCAGGACGTCGCGCTGATCGGCTTCGACGACATCCCCGCCGCCAGCCAGACCTCGCCGACCTTGACCACGGTGATGCAGGACATGAAGGGTGCGGGCGCGCTGCTCGTCGATGCGCTGCTCGCGCGCATCGAGGACCAGCCGGTCGAACAGCGCATGCTGCCCGCGCGGCTTGTCAGGCGTCAAAGCACGGCGGTGTAG
- a CDS encoding TonB-dependent receptor gives MTMPTNLRRDASAIALGLALTAFLPGAAMAQDADTAPVDAAAAEDAIVVTGIRGAINNSVQAKKNNTSIVEVISAEDIGKLPDLSIAESLSRLPGLATQRLDGRANVVSIRGLAPDFTTTLLNGREQVSEGNNRGVELDQYPSELLNGAVVYKTHDASLIGQALGGTIDMRTVRPLAYGRRAIAAGARFEVNDLGKLNPDISNKGYRANISYIDQNADGTLGWAIGYARMQSPTAEERYNAWGYPELTDGTNTAFLIGGAKPYVKSNELKRDGVMAVVEWEPSDKFHTTIDAYWSRFKDDQRLRGIELPLAWGNSTLTDFTIEDGLVTSGTWSGTEAVMRNDVVHRTSTIIAGGWNSQFKPNDRLTLELDLGYSRLKKTEENLEIYLGTGRGAGVGARETALGFQLRPKGGILLDPSLDYADPNLFLITDPQGWNSCGGAVPNCQDGFVNMPKIKDELKSLRLQATQELGGVISSLRVGANYSDREKSLDDRGFVLTSNDYPVNTAVPADYLYDPVSLDFIGIPGMVAFDSWRYYNDGNYTLTDEAGWTPGRIFNDYNVREKVLTGFIQANFDADTGSTPIRGNVGIQIVHTDQTASSFYAQVVGGQVQSTPVTDGATYTDFLPSLNLTVEFADNTFLRFGAARMLARARMDQLKPGGGVNFDASKRNNTDIEASPWSLDLGNAKLRPLMADTVDVSLEKYFGQGAYVSVGGFYKYLENYIYRQSEAFDFTGFEIPDGGTVATYQGLANQWRNGSGGRVYGAEASLSLPFATFTQALDGFGVLASGSYTQSRVREGSADPIAMPGLSRWVVNGTAYFEKAGFQARISGRYRSKFLAEVSGLSLKRDLVTAKSEMVVDAQIGYTFQSGALEGLGILLQASNLTNEPFVNYYNNDPRQIRDYQNYGRNFMAGVTYKF, from the coding sequence ATGACCATGCCGACCAATCTTCGCCGGGATGCCAGCGCCATTGCGCTCGGCCTCGCCTTGACCGCCTTTCTGCCCGGTGCCGCGATGGCGCAGGATGCGGACACCGCACCCGTCGATGCCGCGGCGGCCGAAGACGCCATCGTCGTCACCGGCATTCGCGGCGCGATCAACAATTCGGTGCAGGCGAAGAAAAACAACACCTCGATCGTCGAAGTGATCTCGGCCGAAGACATCGGCAAGCTGCCCGATCTGTCGATCGCCGAATCGCTGTCGCGCCTGCCGGGCCTCGCGACGCAGCGCCTCGACGGCCGCGCCAATGTCGTGTCGATCCGCGGCCTCGCCCCCGACTTCACCACGACCTTGCTCAACGGCCGCGAACAGGTTTCGGAGGGCAACAACCGCGGCGTCGAGCTCGACCAATATCCGTCGGAACTCCTGAACGGCGCGGTCGTCTACAAGACCCACGACGCGTCGCTGATCGGGCAGGCGCTCGGCGGCACGATCGACATGCGGACGGTGCGCCCGCTCGCCTATGGCCGCCGCGCGATCGCGGCCGGCGCGCGCTTCGAGGTCAACGATCTCGGCAAGCTCAATCCCGATATTTCGAACAAGGGCTATCGCGCCAACATCTCCTATATCGACCAGAATGCCGACGGCACGCTCGGCTGGGCGATCGGCTATGCGCGGATGCAGTCGCCGACGGCCGAAGAGCGTTACAACGCCTGGGGTTATCCCGAGCTGACCGACGGGACGAACACCGCTTTCCTGATCGGCGGCGCCAAACCCTATGTGAAGTCGAACGAGCTGAAGCGCGACGGCGTGATGGCGGTCGTCGAATGGGAACCGAGCGACAAGTTCCACACGACGATCGACGCCTATTGGTCGCGGTTCAAGGACGACCAGCGGCTGCGCGGCATCGAGTTGCCGCTGGCATGGGGCAATTCCACGCTGACCGATTTCACGATCGAGGACGGGCTGGTGACGTCGGGCACCTGGTCGGGCACCGAAGCCGTGATGCGCAATGACGTCGTCCACCGCACCTCGACGATCATCGCGGGCGGCTGGAACAGCCAGTTCAAGCCCAACGACCGGCTGACCCTCGAACTCGACCTCGGCTATTCGCGGCTCAAGAAGACCGAGGAAAATCTGGAAATCTATCTCGGCACCGGCCGCGGCGCGGGTGTCGGCGCACGCGAAACGGCGCTGGGTTTCCAGCTGCGGCCGAAGGGTGGCATCCTCCTCGACCCGTCGCTCGACTATGCCGATCCGAACCTGTTCCTGATCACCGACCCGCAGGGCTGGAACAGCTGCGGCGGCGCGGTTCCCAACTGCCAGGACGGCTTCGTCAACATGCCGAAGATCAAGGACGAGCTGAAATCGCTGCGCCTGCAGGCGACCCAGGAACTGGGCGGCGTGATCAGCAGCCTGCGCGTCGGCGCCAATTATTCGGATCGCGAAAAGAGCCTCGACGACCGCGGTTTCGTGCTGACCAGCAACGATTATCCGGTCAATACCGCGGTGCCCGCCGATTATCTCTACGACCCGGTGTCGCTCGACTTTATCGGTATCCCCGGCATGGTCGCCTTCGACAGCTGGCGCTATTACAACGACGGCAACTATACGCTCACCGACGAAGCCGGCTGGACGCCGGGCCGCATCTTCAACGACTATAATGTCCGTGAAAAGGTGCTGACGGGGTTCATCCAGGCCAATTTCGATGCCGACACGGGCAGCACCCCCATTCGCGGAAATGTGGGTATCCAGATCGTCCACACCGACCAGACGGCATCGAGCTTCTATGCGCAGGTCGTCGGCGGACAGGTGCAGTCGACGCCGGTCACCGACGGTGCGACCTATACCGACTTCCTGCCCAGCCTGAACCTGACGGTCGAATTCGCCGACAACACCTTCCTGCGCTTCGGCGCCGCGCGGATGCTCGCACGGGCGCGCATGGATCAGCTGAAGCCGGGCGGCGGGGTCAATTTCGATGCGTCGAAGCGCAACAACACCGACATTGAAGCCTCGCCCTGGTCGCTCGATCTGGGCAATGCGAAGCTCAGGCCGCTGATGGCCGACACCGTCGACGTCTCGCTCGAGAAATATTTCGGCCAGGGCGCTTATGTGTCGGTGGGCGGCTTCTACAAATATCTCGAAAATTATATTTATCGTCAGAGCGAAGCGTTCGACTTCACCGGCTTCGAGATTCCGGACGGCGGGACGGTCGCGACATATCAGGGGCTCGCCAACCAGTGGCGCAACGGCAGCGGCGGGCGCGTCTATGGCGCCGAAGCCTCGCTCTCGCTGCCCTTTGCGACCTTCACCCAGGCGCTCGACGGGTTCGGCGTGCTGGCGAGCGGTTCCTATACCCAGAGTCGCGTCCGCGAGGGCAGCGCCGACCCGATCGCCATGCCGGGCCTGTCGCGCTGGGTCGTGAACGGAACCGCCTATTTCGAAAAGGCGGGCTTCCAGGCGCGCATTTCGGGCCGCTATCGCTCGAAATTCCTTGCCGAGGTTTCGGGCCTCAGCCTCAAGCGCGACCTGGTGACGGCGAAGAGCGAAATGGTCGTCGATGCGCAGATCGGCTATACCTTCCAGAGCGGCGCGCTCGAGGGGCTGGGCATCCTGCTCCAGGCGTCGAACCTGACGAACGAGCCGTTCGTGAACTATTACAACAATGATCCGCGCCAGATCCGCGACTATCAGAATTATGGTCGCAATTTCATGGCGGGCGTCACCTACAAGTTTTGA